In the Brienomyrus brachyistius isolate T26 unplaced genomic scaffold, BBRACH_0.4 scaffold91, whole genome shotgun sequence genome, one interval contains:
- the LOC125727204 gene encoding zona pellucida sperm-binding protein 3-like isoform X32: MAVHEGVIVLLLLLGCSCEAQLKSGFLVKTPQVAAVYQNGLGAPQVVAAGYQVGVGAPQVASTGYQVGVGAPQVASTGYQVGVGAPQVSSTGYQVGVGAPQVASTGYQVGVGAPQVSSTGYQVGVGAPQVGATGFQVGVGAPQVSSTGYQVGVGAPQVASTGFQVGVGGTGYQVGVGATKVGAAGYLSKQVAPALVKSVTGMQVNPDSVRVVCGEDSVMVDVLQDLLAIGQLINASDITLGGCAPTGQDASGTVRFQSVLQACGSTLMMTADALVYSFALIYTPSGINGSPIVRTNGAVVGIECHYLRKQNVSSNALVPTWIPYYATMAAEAQLNFSLRLMDDAWQNERASNVYFLGSVLNIEASVLVGNSQPLRVFVDSCVATLVPDVTSLPSYAFVQNSGCLTDAKVTGSRSQFLPRKQDDKLQLQLDAFRFSQDGRSSLYITCSLRATVASVPVDSQHKACSFSLAANRWVSVDGNDQVCGCCDASCGLAGVAGAQGTGVLGPIAIQQGPPTASQPGQLYILKG, translated from the exons ATGGCAGTGCATGAGGGGGTTATAGTGCTGCTTCTTCTTTTAGGTTGCAGCTGTGAAGCTCAACTGAAGTCTGGGTTTCTTGTGAAGACCCCTCAAGTGGCTGCAGTTTATCAAAATGGAttaggtgctccccaggtggtggcagctggctatcaggttggcgtaggggctccccaggtggcttcgaccggctatcaggttggcgtaggggctccccaggtggcttcgaccggctatcaggttggcgtaggggctccccaggtgtcttcgaccggctatcaggttggcgtaggggctccccaggtggcttcgaccggctatcaggttggcgtaggggctccccaggtgtcttcgaccggctatcaggttggcgtaggggctccccag GTGGGGgcgaccggcttccaggttggcgtaggggctccccaggtgtcttcgaccggctatcaggttggcgtaggggctccccaggtggcttcgactggcttccaggttggcgtgggggggaccggctatcaggttggcgtaggggctaccAAGGTGGGGGCGGCCGGCTATCTGAGCAAGCAAGTTGCTCCTGCTCTGGTTAAATCTGTGACTGGAATGCAAGTGAACCCTGATAGtgtgagggttgtatgtggggaGGATTCGGTTATGGTGGATGTGCTACAGGACCTTCTAGCTATTGGCCAGCTGATCAATGCTTCAGACATCACCCTTGGTGGTTGTGCACCCACTGGGCAGGATGCTTCTGGCACAGTGAGGTTTCAGTCTGTGCTGCAGGCCTGTGGAAGTACACTGATG ATGACTGCTGATGCCCTGGTCTATAGCTTTGCATTGATCTACACCCCCAGTGGTATTAATGGCAGccccattgtgaggaccaatggTGCTGTGGTTGGCATTGAGTGTCACTATTTGAG GAAGCAGAATGTGAGCAGCAATGCCCTGGTGCCAACCTGGATCCCCTACTATGCTACAATGGCGGCTGAGGCACAACTGAATTTCTCACTGAGGCTGATGGATG ATGCATGGCAGAATGAGAGGGCCTCCAATGTGTACTTCCTGGGAAGTGTCCTGAACATTGAAGCCTCTGTCCTTGTGGGCAACAGTCAGCCCCTGCGTGTCTTTGTGGACAGCTGTGTGGCCACCTTGGTCCCTGATGTGACCTCTCTCCCTAGCTATGCCTTTGTGCAGAACTCTGG GTGCCTGACTGATGCCAAGGTGACAGGATCCCGCTCCCAGTTCCTGCCCAGAAAGCAGGATGACAAGCTGCAGCTTCAGCTGGATGCTTTCAGGTTCTCTCAGGATGGCAGGAGCTCA CTGTACATTACTTGCAGCCTGAGGGCAACAGTGGCTTCTGTGCCTGTGGATTCCCAACACAAGGCTTGTTCCTTCTCTCTTGCCGCTAACAG GTGGGTGTCTGTGGATGGGAATGAccaggtgtgtggctgctgtGATGCCAGCTGTGGGCTTGCAGGTGTAGCAG GTGCTCAAGGCACAGGTGTTCTGGGCCCCATTGCTATCCAACAGGGTCCTCCCACGGCTAGTCAGCCTGGACAGCTGTATATTCTGAAGGGATAG
- the LOC125727204 gene encoding zona pellucida sperm-binding protein 3-like isoform X40, whose protein sequence is MAVHEGVIVLLLLLGCSCEAQLKSGFLVKTPQVAAVYQNGLGAPQVVAAGYQVGVGAPQVASTGYQVGVGAPQVASTGYQVGAGAPQVASTGYQVGVGAPQLASTGFQVGAGAPQVASTGYQVGVGANKVGATGFQVGVGAPQVSSTGYQVGVGAPQVASTGFQVGVGGTGYQVGVGATKVGAAGYLSKQVAPALVKSVTGMQVNPDSVRVVCGEDSVMVDVLQDLLAIGQLINASDITLGGCAPTGQDASGTVRFQSVLQACGSTLMMTADALVYSFALIYTPSGINGSPIVRTNGAVVGIECHYLRKQNVSSNALVPTWIPYYATMAAEAQLNFSLRLMDDAWQNERASNVYFLGSVLNIEASVLVGNSQPLRVFVDSCVATLVPDVTSLPSYAFVQNSGCLTDAKVTGSRSQFLPRKQDDKLQLQLDAFRFSQDGRSSLYITCSLRATVASVPVDSQHKACSFSLAANRWVSVDGNDQVCGCCDASCGLAGVAGAQGTGVLGPIAIQQGPPTASQPGQLYILKG, encoded by the exons ATGGCAGTGCATGAGGGGGTTATAGTGCTGCTTCTTCTTTTAGGTTGCAGCTGTGAAGCTCAACTGAAGTCTGGGTTTCTTGTGAAGACCCCTCAAGTGGCTGCAGTTTATCAAAATGGAttaggtgctccccaggtggtggcagctggctatcaggttggcgtaggggctccccaggtggcttcgaccggctatcaggttggcgtaggggctccccaggtggcttcgaccggctatcag gttggcgcaggggctccccaggtggcttcgaccggctatcag gttggcgtaggggctccccagttggcttcgaccggcttccaggttggcgcaggggctccccaggtggcttcgaccggctatcaggttggcgtaggggctaacAAGGTGGGGgcgaccggcttccaggttggcgtaggggctccccaggtgtcttcgaccggctatcaggttggcgtaggggctccccaggtggcttcgactggcttccaggttggcgtgggggggaccggctatcaggttggcgtaggggctaccAAGGTGGGGGCGGCCGGCTATCTGAGCAAGCAAGTTGCTCCTGCTCTGGTTAAATCTGTGACTGGAATGCAAGTGAACCCTGATAGtgtgagggttgtatgtggggaGGATTCGGTTATGGTGGATGTGCTACAGGACCTTCTAGCTATTGGCCAGCTGATCAATGCTTCAGACATCACCCTTGGTGGTTGTGCACCCACTGGGCAGGATGCTTCTGGCACAGTGAGGTTTCAGTCTGTGCTGCAGGCCTGTGGAAGTACACTGATG ATGACTGCTGATGCCCTGGTCTATAGCTTTGCATTGATCTACACCCCCAGTGGTATTAATGGCAGccccattgtgaggaccaatggTGCTGTGGTTGGCATTGAGTGTCACTATTTGAG GAAGCAGAATGTGAGCAGCAATGCCCTGGTGCCAACCTGGATCCCCTACTATGCTACAATGGCGGCTGAGGCACAACTGAATTTCTCACTGAGGCTGATGGATG ATGCATGGCAGAATGAGAGGGCCTCCAATGTGTACTTCCTGGGAAGTGTCCTGAACATTGAAGCCTCTGTCCTTGTGGGCAACAGTCAGCCCCTGCGTGTCTTTGTGGACAGCTGTGTGGCCACCTTGGTCCCTGATGTGACCTCTCTCCCTAGCTATGCCTTTGTGCAGAACTCTGG GTGCCTGACTGATGCCAAGGTGACAGGATCCCGCTCCCAGTTCCTGCCCAGAAAGCAGGATGACAAGCTGCAGCTTCAGCTGGATGCTTTCAGGTTCTCTCAGGATGGCAGGAGCTCA CTGTACATTACTTGCAGCCTGAGGGCAACAGTGGCTTCTGTGCCTGTGGATTCCCAACACAAGGCTTGTTCCTTCTCTCTTGCCGCTAACAG GTGGGTGTCTGTGGATGGGAATGAccaggtgtgtggctgctgtGATGCCAGCTGTGGGCTTGCAGGTGTAGCAG GTGCTCAAGGCACAGGTGTTCTGGGCCCCATTGCTATCCAACAGGGTCCTCCCACGGCTAGTCAGCCTGGACAGCTGTATATTCTGAAGGGATAG
- the LOC125727204 gene encoding zona pellucida sperm-binding protein 3-like isoform X16, which produces MAVHEGVIVLLLLLGCSCEAQLKSGFLVKTPQVAAVYQNGLGAPQVVAAGYQVGVGAPQVASTGYQVGVGAPQVASTGYQVGVGAPQVSSTGYQVGVGAPQVASTGYQVGAGAPQVASTGYQVGVGAPQLASTGFQVGAGAPQVASTGYQVGVGANKVGATGFQVGVGAPQVSSTGYQVGVGAPQVASTGFQVGVGGTGYQVGVGATKVGAAGYLSKQVAPALVKSVTGMQVNPDSVRVVCGEDSVMVDVLQDLLAIGQLINASDITLGGCAPTGQDASGTVRFQSVLQACGSTLMMTADALVYSFALIYTPSGINGSPIVRTNGAVVGIECHYLRKQNVSSNALVPTWIPYYATMAAEAQLNFSLRLMDDAWQNERASNVYFLGSVLNIEASVLVGNSQPLRVFVDSCVATLVPDVTSLPSYAFVQNSGCLTDAKVTGSRSQFLPRKQDDKLQLQLDAFRFSQDGRSSLYITCSLRATVASVPVDSQHKACSFSLAANRWVSVDGNDQVCGCCDASCGLAGVAGAQGTGVLGPIAIQQGPPTASQPGQLYILKG; this is translated from the exons ATGGCAGTGCATGAGGGGGTTATAGTGCTGCTTCTTCTTTTAGGTTGCAGCTGTGAAGCTCAACTGAAGTCTGGGTTTCTTGTGAAGACCCCTCAAGTGGCTGCAGTTTATCAAAATGGAttaggtgctccccaggtggtggcagctggctatcaggttggcgtaggggctccccaggtggcttcgaccggctatcaggttggcgtaggggctccccaggtggcttcgaccggctatcaggttggcgtaggggctccccaggtgtcttcgaccggctatcaggttggcgtaggggctccccaggtggcttcgaccggctatcag gttggcgcaggggctccccaggtggcttcgaccggctatcag gttggcgtaggggctccccagttggcttcgaccggcttccaggttggcgcaggggctccccaggtggcttcgaccggctatcaggttggcgtaggggctaacAAGGTGGGGgcgaccggcttccaggttggcgtaggggctccccaggtgtcttcgaccggctatcaggttggcgtaggggctccccaggtggcttcgactggcttccaggttggcgtgggggggaccggctatcaggttggcgtaggggctaccAAGGTGGGGGCGGCCGGCTATCTGAGCAAGCAAGTTGCTCCTGCTCTGGTTAAATCTGTGACTGGAATGCAAGTGAACCCTGATAGtgtgagggttgtatgtggggaGGATTCGGTTATGGTGGATGTGCTACAGGACCTTCTAGCTATTGGCCAGCTGATCAATGCTTCAGACATCACCCTTGGTGGTTGTGCACCCACTGGGCAGGATGCTTCTGGCACAGTGAGGTTTCAGTCTGTGCTGCAGGCCTGTGGAAGTACACTGATG ATGACTGCTGATGCCCTGGTCTATAGCTTTGCATTGATCTACACCCCCAGTGGTATTAATGGCAGccccattgtgaggaccaatggTGCTGTGGTTGGCATTGAGTGTCACTATTTGAG GAAGCAGAATGTGAGCAGCAATGCCCTGGTGCCAACCTGGATCCCCTACTATGCTACAATGGCGGCTGAGGCACAACTGAATTTCTCACTGAGGCTGATGGATG ATGCATGGCAGAATGAGAGGGCCTCCAATGTGTACTTCCTGGGAAGTGTCCTGAACATTGAAGCCTCTGTCCTTGTGGGCAACAGTCAGCCCCTGCGTGTCTTTGTGGACAGCTGTGTGGCCACCTTGGTCCCTGATGTGACCTCTCTCCCTAGCTATGCCTTTGTGCAGAACTCTGG GTGCCTGACTGATGCCAAGGTGACAGGATCCCGCTCCCAGTTCCTGCCCAGAAAGCAGGATGACAAGCTGCAGCTTCAGCTGGATGCTTTCAGGTTCTCTCAGGATGGCAGGAGCTCA CTGTACATTACTTGCAGCCTGAGGGCAACAGTGGCTTCTGTGCCTGTGGATTCCCAACACAAGGCTTGTTCCTTCTCTCTTGCCGCTAACAG GTGGGTGTCTGTGGATGGGAATGAccaggtgtgtggctgctgtGATGCCAGCTGTGGGCTTGCAGGTGTAGCAG GTGCTCAAGGCACAGGTGTTCTGGGCCCCATTGCTATCCAACAGGGTCCTCCCACGGCTAGTCAGCCTGGACAGCTGTATATTCTGAAGGGATAG
- the LOC125727204 gene encoding zona pellucida sperm-binding protein 3-like isoform X23, with the protein MAVHEGVIVLLLLLGCSCEAQLKSGFLVKTPQVAAVYQNGLGAPQVVAAGYQVGVGAPQVASTGYQVGVGAPQVASTGYQVGVGAPQVSSTGYQVGVGAPQVASTGYQVGVGAPQVSSTGYQVGVGAPQVASTGYQVGVGANKVGATGFQVGVGAPQVSSTGYQVGVGAPQVASTGFQVGVGGTGYQVGVGATKVGAAGYLSKQVAPALVKSVTGMQVNPDSVRVVCGEDSVMVDVLQDLLAIGQLINASDITLGGCAPTGQDASGTVRFQSVLQACGSTLMMTADALVYSFALIYTPSGINGSPIVRTNGAVVGIECHYLRKQNVSSNALVPTWIPYYATMAAEAQLNFSLRLMDDAWQNERASNVYFLGSVLNIEASVLVGNSQPLRVFVDSCVATLVPDVTSLPSYAFVQNSGCLTDAKVTGSRSQFLPRKQDDKLQLQLDAFRFSQDGRSSLYITCSLRATVASVPVDSQHKACSFSLAANRWVSVDGNDQVCGCCDASCGLAGVAGAQGTGVLGPIAIQQGPPTASQPGQLYILKG; encoded by the exons ATGGCAGTGCATGAGGGGGTTATAGTGCTGCTTCTTCTTTTAGGTTGCAGCTGTGAAGCTCAACTGAAGTCTGGGTTTCTTGTGAAGACCCCTCAAGTGGCTGCAGTTTATCAAAATGGAttaggtgctccccaggtggtggcagctggctatcaggttggcgtaggggctccccaggtggcttcgaccggctatcaggttggcgtaggggctccccaggtggcttcgaccggctatcaggttggcgtaggggctccccaggtgtcttcgaccggctatcaggttggcgtaggggctccccaggtggcttcgaccggctatcaggttggcgtaggggctccccaggtgtcttcgaccggctatcaggttggcgtaggggctccccag gtggcttcgaccggctatcaggttggcgtaggggctaacAAGGTGGGGgcgaccggcttccaggttggcgtaggggctccccaggtgtcttcgaccggctatcaggttggcgtaggggctccccaggtggcttcgactggcttccaggttggcgtgggggggaccggctatcaggttggcgtaggggctaccAAGGTGGGGGCGGCCGGCTATCTGAGCAAGCAAGTTGCTCCTGCTCTGGTTAAATCTGTGACTGGAATGCAAGTGAACCCTGATAGtgtgagggttgtatgtggggaGGATTCGGTTATGGTGGATGTGCTACAGGACCTTCTAGCTATTGGCCAGCTGATCAATGCTTCAGACATCACCCTTGGTGGTTGTGCACCCACTGGGCAGGATGCTTCTGGCACAGTGAGGTTTCAGTCTGTGCTGCAGGCCTGTGGAAGTACACTGATG ATGACTGCTGATGCCCTGGTCTATAGCTTTGCATTGATCTACACCCCCAGTGGTATTAATGGCAGccccattgtgaggaccaatggTGCTGTGGTTGGCATTGAGTGTCACTATTTGAG GAAGCAGAATGTGAGCAGCAATGCCCTGGTGCCAACCTGGATCCCCTACTATGCTACAATGGCGGCTGAGGCACAACTGAATTTCTCACTGAGGCTGATGGATG ATGCATGGCAGAATGAGAGGGCCTCCAATGTGTACTTCCTGGGAAGTGTCCTGAACATTGAAGCCTCTGTCCTTGTGGGCAACAGTCAGCCCCTGCGTGTCTTTGTGGACAGCTGTGTGGCCACCTTGGTCCCTGATGTGACCTCTCTCCCTAGCTATGCCTTTGTGCAGAACTCTGG GTGCCTGACTGATGCCAAGGTGACAGGATCCCGCTCCCAGTTCCTGCCCAGAAAGCAGGATGACAAGCTGCAGCTTCAGCTGGATGCTTTCAGGTTCTCTCAGGATGGCAGGAGCTCA CTGTACATTACTTGCAGCCTGAGGGCAACAGTGGCTTCTGTGCCTGTGGATTCCCAACACAAGGCTTGTTCCTTCTCTCTTGCCGCTAACAG GTGGGTGTCTGTGGATGGGAATGAccaggtgtgtggctgctgtGATGCCAGCTGTGGGCTTGCAGGTGTAGCAG GTGCTCAAGGCACAGGTGTTCTGGGCCCCATTGCTATCCAACAGGGTCCTCCCACGGCTAGTCAGCCTGGACAGCTGTATATTCTGAAGGGATAG
- the LOC125727204 gene encoding zona pellucida sperm-binding protein 3-like isoform X42 codes for MAVHEGVIVLLLLLGCSCEAQLKSGFLVKTPQVAAVYQNGLGAPQVVAAGYQVGVGAPQVASTGYQVGVGAPQVASTGYQVGVGAPQVSSTGYQVGVGAPQVASTGYQVGVGAPQVSSTGYQVGVGAPQVSSTGYQVGVGAPQVASTGFQVGVGGTGYQVGVGATKVGAAGYLSKQVAPALVKSVTGMQVNPDSVRVVCGEDSVMVDVLQDLLAIGQLINASDITLGGCAPTGQDASGTVRFQSVLQACGSTLMMTADALVYSFALIYTPSGINGSPIVRTNGAVVGIECHYLRKQNVSSNALVPTWIPYYATMAAEAQLNFSLRLMDDAWQNERASNVYFLGSVLNIEASVLVGNSQPLRVFVDSCVATLVPDVTSLPSYAFVQNSGCLTDAKVTGSRSQFLPRKQDDKLQLQLDAFRFSQDGRSSLYITCSLRATVASVPVDSQHKACSFSLAANRWVSVDGNDQVCGCCDASCGLAGVAGAQGTGVLGPIAIQQGPPTASQPGQLYILKG; via the exons ATGGCAGTGCATGAGGGGGTTATAGTGCTGCTTCTTCTTTTAGGTTGCAGCTGTGAAGCTCAACTGAAGTCTGGGTTTCTTGTGAAGACCCCTCAAGTGGCTGCAGTTTATCAAAATGGAttaggtgctccccaggtggtggcagctggctatcaggttggcgtaggggctccccaggtggcttcgaccggctatcaggttggcgtaggggctccccaggtggcttcgaccggctatcaggttggcgtaggggctccccaggtgtcttcgaccggctatcaggttggcgtaggggctccccaggtggcttcgaccggctatcaggttggcgtaggggctccccaggtgtcttcgaccggctatcaggttggcgtaggggctccccaggtgtcttcgaccggctatcaggttggcgtaggggctccccag gtggcttcgactggcttccaggttggcgtgggggggaccggctatcaggttggcgtaggggctaccAAGGTGGGGGCGGCCGGCTATCTGAGCAAGCAAGTTGCTCCTGCTCTGGTTAAATCTGTGACTGGAATGCAAGTGAACCCTGATAGtgtgagggttgtatgtggggaGGATTCGGTTATGGTGGATGTGCTACAGGACCTTCTAGCTATTGGCCAGCTGATCAATGCTTCAGACATCACCCTTGGTGGTTGTGCACCCACTGGGCAGGATGCTTCTGGCACAGTGAGGTTTCAGTCTGTGCTGCAGGCCTGTGGAAGTACACTGATG ATGACTGCTGATGCCCTGGTCTATAGCTTTGCATTGATCTACACCCCCAGTGGTATTAATGGCAGccccattgtgaggaccaatggTGCTGTGGTTGGCATTGAGTGTCACTATTTGAG GAAGCAGAATGTGAGCAGCAATGCCCTGGTGCCAACCTGGATCCCCTACTATGCTACAATGGCGGCTGAGGCACAACTGAATTTCTCACTGAGGCTGATGGATG ATGCATGGCAGAATGAGAGGGCCTCCAATGTGTACTTCCTGGGAAGTGTCCTGAACATTGAAGCCTCTGTCCTTGTGGGCAACAGTCAGCCCCTGCGTGTCTTTGTGGACAGCTGTGTGGCCACCTTGGTCCCTGATGTGACCTCTCTCCCTAGCTATGCCTTTGTGCAGAACTCTGG GTGCCTGACTGATGCCAAGGTGACAGGATCCCGCTCCCAGTTCCTGCCCAGAAAGCAGGATGACAAGCTGCAGCTTCAGCTGGATGCTTTCAGGTTCTCTCAGGATGGCAGGAGCTCA CTGTACATTACTTGCAGCCTGAGGGCAACAGTGGCTTCTGTGCCTGTGGATTCCCAACACAAGGCTTGTTCCTTCTCTCTTGCCGCTAACAG GTGGGTGTCTGTGGATGGGAATGAccaggtgtgtggctgctgtGATGCCAGCTGTGGGCTTGCAGGTGTAGCAG GTGCTCAAGGCACAGGTGTTCTGGGCCCCATTGCTATCCAACAGGGTCCTCCCACGGCTAGTCAGCCTGGACAGCTGTATATTCTGAAGGGATAG
- the LOC125727204 gene encoding zona pellucida sperm-binding protein 3-like isoform X47 codes for MAVHEGVIVLLLLLGCSCEAQLKSGFLVKTPQVAAVYQNGLGAPQVVAAGYQVGVGAPQVASTGYQVGVGAPQVASTGYQVGVGAPQVASTGYQVGAGAPQVASTGYQVGVGANKVGATGFQVGVGAPQVSSTGYQVGVGAPQVASTGFQVGVGGTGYQVGVGATKVGAAGYLSKQVAPALVKSVTGMQVNPDSVRVVCGEDSVMVDVLQDLLAIGQLINASDITLGGCAPTGQDASGTVRFQSVLQACGSTLMMTADALVYSFALIYTPSGINGSPIVRTNGAVVGIECHYLRKQNVSSNALVPTWIPYYATMAAEAQLNFSLRLMDDAWQNERASNVYFLGSVLNIEASVLVGNSQPLRVFVDSCVATLVPDVTSLPSYAFVQNSGCLTDAKVTGSRSQFLPRKQDDKLQLQLDAFRFSQDGRSSLYITCSLRATVASVPVDSQHKACSFSLAANRWVSVDGNDQVCGCCDASCGLAGVAGAQGTGVLGPIAIQQGPPTASQPGQLYILKG; via the exons ATGGCAGTGCATGAGGGGGTTATAGTGCTGCTTCTTCTTTTAGGTTGCAGCTGTGAAGCTCAACTGAAGTCTGGGTTTCTTGTGAAGACCCCTCAAGTGGCTGCAGTTTATCAAAATGGAttaggtgctccccaggtggtggcagctggctatcaggttggcgtaggggctccccaggtggcttcgaccggctatcaggttggcgtaggggctccccaggtggcttcgaccggctatcaggttggcgtaggggctccccag gtggcttcgaccggctatcag gttggcgcaggggctccccaggtggcttcgaccggctatcaggttggcgtaggggctaacAAGGTGGGGgcgaccggcttccaggttggcgtaggggctccccaggtgtcttcgaccggctatcaggttggcgtaggggctccccaggtggcttcgactggcttccaggttggcgtgggggggaccggctatcaggttggcgtaggggctaccAAGGTGGGGGCGGCCGGCTATCTGAGCAAGCAAGTTGCTCCTGCTCTGGTTAAATCTGTGACTGGAATGCAAGTGAACCCTGATAGtgtgagggttgtatgtggggaGGATTCGGTTATGGTGGATGTGCTACAGGACCTTCTAGCTATTGGCCAGCTGATCAATGCTTCAGACATCACCCTTGGTGGTTGTGCACCCACTGGGCAGGATGCTTCTGGCACAGTGAGGTTTCAGTCTGTGCTGCAGGCCTGTGGAAGTACACTGATG ATGACTGCTGATGCCCTGGTCTATAGCTTTGCATTGATCTACACCCCCAGTGGTATTAATGGCAGccccattgtgaggaccaatggTGCTGTGGTTGGCATTGAGTGTCACTATTTGAG GAAGCAGAATGTGAGCAGCAATGCCCTGGTGCCAACCTGGATCCCCTACTATGCTACAATGGCGGCTGAGGCACAACTGAATTTCTCACTGAGGCTGATGGATG ATGCATGGCAGAATGAGAGGGCCTCCAATGTGTACTTCCTGGGAAGTGTCCTGAACATTGAAGCCTCTGTCCTTGTGGGCAACAGTCAGCCCCTGCGTGTCTTTGTGGACAGCTGTGTGGCCACCTTGGTCCCTGATGTGACCTCTCTCCCTAGCTATGCCTTTGTGCAGAACTCTGG GTGCCTGACTGATGCCAAGGTGACAGGATCCCGCTCCCAGTTCCTGCCCAGAAAGCAGGATGACAAGCTGCAGCTTCAGCTGGATGCTTTCAGGTTCTCTCAGGATGGCAGGAGCTCA CTGTACATTACTTGCAGCCTGAGGGCAACAGTGGCTTCTGTGCCTGTGGATTCCCAACACAAGGCTTGTTCCTTCTCTCTTGCCGCTAACAG GTGGGTGTCTGTGGATGGGAATGAccaggtgtgtggctgctgtGATGCCAGCTGTGGGCTTGCAGGTGTAGCAG GTGCTCAAGGCACAGGTGTTCTGGGCCCCATTGCTATCCAACAGGGTCCTCCCACGGCTAGTCAGCCTGGACAGCTGTATATTCTGAAGGGATAG